A single Nicotiana tabacum cultivar K326 chromosome 5, ASM71507v2, whole genome shotgun sequence DNA region contains:
- the LOC107774149 gene encoding uncharacterized protein LOC107774149, with amino-acid sequence MANPPNIKALGCFLLLLNLVSFSSFSFALTDNEAAFIARRQLTAGTGDLPNLVEYEKNIKLTFANGRLKKAYIALQAWKKAIYSDPSNFTNNWEGPDVCAYNGVFCDNALDDPNISVVAGIDLNHADIAGHLPVELGFLADVSLIHINSNRFCGIVPKSITNLKLLDEIDFSNNRFVGPFPKVVLELPNLKYLDLRYNDFEGSVPSELFDKNLDAIFLNNNRFHSTIPPNIGNSNASVVVLANNKFHGCIPHSIGKMENTLDELVFTNNNLSGCVTDEIAKLKSLTIFDISRNKFVGSLPQGLKSMQKVQVLDIASNMFIGEVPEAICTLPNLANFTFSYNYFDALDKTCAPPLKKNLVVEDKENCLGGRPDQRKEKDCQSVLSKPVDCSKDKCRANKEGPAPKDPNPPMPPKRTPSTPKPPKSNPPKISPLPPPVASPPPPVPSPKPKPPPVHSPLPPVASPPPPVPVHSPPPPVASAPPPVPSPKPKPPPVHSPPPPVASSPPPVPSPKPKPPPVHSPPPPVASPPPPVPSPKPNPPPVHSPPPPVASSPPPVPSPKPKPPPVHSPPPPAASPLPPAPSPKPQPSTVQSPPPPVASPPPPVPSPKLKPPPVNSPPPPMASPPPPEVPSPKPKPPPVNSPPPPVTSPPPPEVPSPKPKPPPVNSPPPPVASPPPPVPSPKPKPHPVNSPPPPVTSLPPPVPSPKPQAPPVHSPPPPVPSPKPQPPPVHSPPPPVASPPPPVHSPSPPVHSPPPLVPSPPPPVHSPPPPVHSPPPPVHSPPPPPVHSPPPPVHSPPPPVHSPPPPVFSPPPPVHSPPPPKPVQSPPPAPLASPPPPVFEDVILPPNLGSIYASPPPPIFPGY; translated from the coding sequence ATGGCTAATCCACCAAACATAAAGGCCTTAGGttgctttcttcttctcctcAATCTTGtatctttttcatctttttcttttgcATTGACTGATAATGAAGCCGCTTTCATCGCTCGTCGTCAGCTCACGGCTGGCACGGGTGATCTTCCAAATCTAGTTGAATATGAAAAGAACATTAAGTTGACATTTGCAAATGGTAGGCTAAAGAAAGCTTACATTGCTCTTCAAGCTTGGAAAAAAGCTATTTACTCTGATCCATCAAATTTTACTAATAATTGGGAAGGTCCTGATGTTTGTGCATATAATGGTGTCTTTTGTGACAATGCATTAGATGATCCCAACATCTCTGTTGTTGCTGGTATTGATCTTAATCATGCAGACATCGCGGGGCATCTCCCTGTTGAGCTCGGGTTCCTAGCCGATGTTAGTCTTATTCACATTAATTCTAATCGATTCTGTGGAATTGTCCCTAAGAGTATTACGAATcttaaacttttagatgagatTGATTTCAGTAACAACCGTTTCGTGGGGCCATTCCCTAAGGTTGTGCTAGAGTTGCCAAATCTTAAATATCTTGATCTTAGGTACAATGATTTTGAAGGATCAGTGCCTTCTGAATTATTTGACAAGAATCTTGATGCTATTTTCCTAAACAATAATCGTTTCCATTCTACCATTCCTCCAAATATTGGCAATTCCAATGCCTCAGTTGTGGTTTTGGCTAACAATAAATTCCATGGTTGTATCCCTCATAGTATTGGCAAAATGGAAAACACATTAGATGAGCTTGTTTTCACCAACAACAATCTCTCTGGTTGTGTTACAGACGAAATCGCTAAGCTCAAGAGCTTAACGATTTTCGATATCAGCAGAAATAAGTTTGTTGGATCCTTGCCTCAGGGTTTGAAATCCATGCAGAAAGTTCAAGTTCTTGATATTGCATCAAACATGTTTATTGGAGAAGTTCCAGAGGCTATTTGCACCTTACCAAATTTGGCTAATTTCACATTTTCTTACAATTATTTTGATGCCTTGGACAAAACTTGTGCACCACCGCTTAAGAAAAATCTTGTGGTAGAAGATAAGGAAAATTGTTTAGGAGGAAGACCAGaccaaagaaaagagaaagattgTCAATCTGTTTTGAGCAAACCTGTGGATTGCAGTAAAGATAAATGTAGAGCTAATAAAGAAGGACCAGCACCAAAGGATCCAAATCCCCCTATGCCACCCAAAAGAACTCCTTCAACCCCAAAACCACCTAAGTCTAATCCACCCAAGATTTCACCTTTACCACCACCCGTGGCATCACCGCCTCCGCCAGTgccaagtccaaaaccaaaacCACCTCCGGTTCACTCTCCACTACCACCCGTGGCATCACCGCCCCCACCAGTACCGGTTCACTCTCCACCACCACCCGTGGCATCAGCTCCACCTCCAGTGCCAAGTCCAAAACCAAAGCCACCTCCGGTTCACTCTCCACCACCACCCGTAGCATCATCTCCACCTCCAGTgccaagtccaaaaccaaaacCACCTCCGGTTCACTCTCCACCACCACCCGTGGCATCACCGCCCCCACCAGtaccaagtccaaaaccaaatccACCTCCGGTTCACTCTCCACCACCACCTGTGGCATCATCTCCACCTCCAGTGCCAAGTCCAAAACCAAAGCCACCTCCGGTTCACTCTCCACCACCACCAGCGGCATCACCTCTACCACCAGCGCCAAGTCCAAAACCACAGCCGTCTACGGTTCAGTCTCCACCACCACCAGTGGCATCACCTCCACCACCAGTCCCAAGTCCAAAACTAAAGCCACCTCCAGTCAACTCTCCACCACCACCAATGGCATCACCTCCACCTCCAGAGGTGCCAAGTCCAAAACCAAAGCCACCTCCAGTCAACTCTCCACCACCACCAGTGACATCACCTCCACCTCCAGAGGTGCCAAGTCCAAAACCAAAGCCACCTCCAGTCAACTCTCCACCACCACCAGTGGCATCACCTCCACCTCCAGTGCCAAGTCCAAAACCAAAgccacatccggtcaactctcCACCACCACCAGTGACATCACTTCCACCTCCAGTGCCAAGTCCAAAACCACAGGCGCCTCCGGTCCACTCTCCTCCACCACCAGTGCCAAGTCCAAAACCACAACCGCCTCCAGTCCACTCTCCTCCACCACCAGTGGCATCACCTCCTCCTCCAGTTCACTCCCCATCACCACCAGTCCACTCTCCTCCACCGCTAGTACCATCACCTCCACCTCCAGTTCACTCCCCACCACCACCAGTTCATTCACCACCTCCTCCAGTTCActctccaccaccaccaccagtTCACTCCCCACCTCCTCCAGTTCATTCTCCACCGCCACCAGTTCACTCACCACCACCTCCCGTCTTTTCTCCTCCTCCACCAGTCCACTCCCCGCCTCCGCCTAAACCTGTTCAATCACCACCTCCTGCTCCATTGGCATCTCCCCCTCCACCTGTTTTCGAGGATGTTATCCTTCCTCCAAACTTGGGATCAATTTACGCATCACCACCACCACCAATTTTCCCTGGTTACTAA